One Solirubrobacterales bacterium genomic window carries:
- the rpmE gene encoding 50S ribosomal protein L31 — protein sequence MKADIHPEYVVANVTCSCGNQFYTRSTKPDLHVELCSACHPFYTGKQKLVDTGGRVERFQRRAAKKAKANAGS from the coding sequence ATGAAGGCCGATATCCATCCCGAATACGTCGTCGCGAACGTCACCTGTTCCTGCGGCAACCAGTTCTACACCCGCTCCACCAAGCCCGATCTTCACGTGGAGCTCTGCTCGGCCTGCCACCCCTTCTACACCGGCAAGCAGAAGCTGGTCGACACCGGTGGCCGGGTCGAGCGCTTCCAGCGCCGCGCCGCGAAGAAGGCCAAGGCCAACGCCGGCAGCTAG